One Onychostoma macrolepis isolate SWU-2019 chromosome 15, ASM1243209v1, whole genome shotgun sequence DNA segment encodes these proteins:
- the ilkap gene encoding integrin-linked kinase-associated serine/threonine phosphatase 2C isoform X3, with translation MDLFGDLPEPTNDPGSVKAKQPDEGTEEDRGEKRKRDVSSEETEVEDKKQEEKKVCKDLAKLTGFVSARRGEREEMQDAHVLLPDLTSSVINLPLQVSRLAYFAVFDGHGGARASQFAADNLHQTLLSKFPKGDVENLEKLVRKCLLDTFRQTDEDFLKNASSQKPAWKDGSTATCMLVVDDVLYVANLGDSRAVLCRLEQAEDSGKRKCVTLALSKEHNPTIYEERMRIQRAGGSVRDGRVLGVLEVSRSIGDGQYKRCGVISTPDVRRCQLSRHDRFVLLACDGLFKVFSADEAVQFVLNILENETVQQKEGQSEEAGQFEAACQRLASEAVRRGCADNVTVILISIEF, from the exons ATGGATTTATTTGGTGATCTTCCGGAACCTACAAATGATCCAG GTTCTGTTAAAGCCAAGCAGCCGGATGAGGGCACAGAGGAGGATCGaggagagaagaggaagagagacGTCAGCTCGGAGGAGACAGAGGTGGAAGACAAGAAACAAGAGGAAAAGAAAGTTTGTAAAG ATCTTGCGAAGCTGACAGGTTTTGTCTCAGCGAGACGCGGTGAACGAGAGGAGATGCAAGATGCTCACGTTCTGCTTCCAGATCTGACATCCAGCGTCATTAACCTCCCCTTGCAAGT TTCTCGTCTTGCGTACTTCGCTGTGTTTGATGGTCACGGTGGAGCTCGAGCGTCACAGTTTGCTGCTGATAATCTCCATCAGACGCTGCTCAGCAAATTTCCTAAAG GCGATGTGGAGAACTTAGAGAAGCTGGTGAGGAAGTGTCTGCTGGACACCTTCCGTCAGACTGATGAGGATTTCCTGAAGAATGCCTCCAGCCA gaaACCCGCGTGGAAGGACGGCTCGACGGCCACATGTATGCTGGTGGTTGATGATGTTCTGTATGTGGCAAACCTGGGAGACAGTAGA GCAGTGCTGTGTCGTTTGGAGCAGGCTGAGGATTCTGGGAAAAGGAAGTGTGTGACTCTGGCTCTCAGTAAAGAGCACAACCCCACCATATATGAGGAGCGCATGAGGATTCAGAGAGCGGGTGGCTcggtcag ggaCGGCCGTGTGCTTGGAGTGCTGGAAGTGTCTCGTTCCATCGGTGACGGTCAGTATAAACGCTGTGGAGTGATTTCCACTCCGGACGTGCGGCGCTGTCAACTCAGTCGACATGACAG gtTTGTTCTCTTGGCGTGCGATGGgctttttaaagtgttttctgCAGACGAGGCCGTTCAGTTCGTCCTCAACATTCTAGAG aaCGAGACTGTGCAGCAGAAGGAGGGGCAGAGTGAGGAGGCGGGGCAATTTGAGGCAGCTTGTCAGCGATTGGCCAGTGAGGCTGTGAGGCGGGGCTGTGCGGACAATGTCACTGTTATTCTCATCTCTATTGAGTTCTGA
- the ilkap gene encoding integrin-linked kinase-associated serine/threonine phosphatase 2C isoform X1, with protein MIQVLLKPSSRMRAQRRIEERRGRETSARRRQRWKTRNKRKRNERGKSCDEEGRACSLSVCCVPADLAKLTGFVSARRGEREEMQDAHVLLPDLTSSVINLPLQVSRLAYFAVFDGHGGARASQFAADNLHQTLLSKFPKGDVENLEKLVRKCLLDTFRQTDEDFLKNASSQKPAWKDGSTATCMLVVDDVLYVANLGDSRAVLCRLEQAEDSGKRKCVTLALSKEHNPTIYEERMRIQRAGGSVRDGRVLGVLEVSRSIGDGQYKRCGVISTPDVRRCQLSRHDRFVLLACDGLFKVFSADEAVQFVLNILENETVQQKEGQSEEAGQFEAACQRLASEAVRRGCADNVTVILISIEF; from the exons ATGATCCAG GTTCTGTTAAAGCCAAGCAGCCGGATGAGGGCACAGAGGAGGATCGaggagagaagaggaagagagacGTCAGCTCGGAGGAGACAGAGGTGGAAGACAAGAAACAAGAGGAAAAGAAA tgaGAGAGGGAAGAGCTGTGATGAAGAGGGAAGAGCTTGTTCTCTGTCTGTTTGTTGTGTTCCAGCAGATCTTGCGAAGCTGACAGGTTTTGTCTCAGCGAGACGCGGTGAACGAGAGGAGATGCAAGATGCTCACGTTCTGCTTCCAGATCTGACATCCAGCGTCATTAACCTCCCCTTGCAAGT TTCTCGTCTTGCGTACTTCGCTGTGTTTGATGGTCACGGTGGAGCTCGAGCGTCACAGTTTGCTGCTGATAATCTCCATCAGACGCTGCTCAGCAAATTTCCTAAAG GCGATGTGGAGAACTTAGAGAAGCTGGTGAGGAAGTGTCTGCTGGACACCTTCCGTCAGACTGATGAGGATTTCCTGAAGAATGCCTCCAGCCA gaaACCCGCGTGGAAGGACGGCTCGACGGCCACATGTATGCTGGTGGTTGATGATGTTCTGTATGTGGCAAACCTGGGAGACAGTAGA GCAGTGCTGTGTCGTTTGGAGCAGGCTGAGGATTCTGGGAAAAGGAAGTGTGTGACTCTGGCTCTCAGTAAAGAGCACAACCCCACCATATATGAGGAGCGCATGAGGATTCAGAGAGCGGGTGGCTcggtcag ggaCGGCCGTGTGCTTGGAGTGCTGGAAGTGTCTCGTTCCATCGGTGACGGTCAGTATAAACGCTGTGGAGTGATTTCCACTCCGGACGTGCGGCGCTGTCAACTCAGTCGACATGACAG gtTTGTTCTCTTGGCGTGCGATGGgctttttaaagtgttttctgCAGACGAGGCCGTTCAGTTCGTCCTCAACATTCTAGAG aaCGAGACTGTGCAGCAGAAGGAGGGGCAGAGTGAGGAGGCGGGGCAATTTGAGGCAGCTTGTCAGCGATTGGCCAGTGAGGCTGTGAGGCGGGGCTGTGCGGACAATGTCACTGTTATTCTCATCTCTATTGAGTTCTGA
- the zgc:162872 gene encoding BAR_ACAPs and ArfGap_ACAP domain-containing protein, whose product MDTFLDFEECIRDSPAFKQSLDKCESNVAELESRVEKVMKLCGQMVEAGQNYTSCNQLFLSGLAEFTAYHKSDGVILNCLRQFNQGLQEMIQFQTMLFDQTQRAITQQLTNLLSQFLPQIRDTRREFVRIGDDLDAAVVKNAQVGRHKPVDAERATHLLLATRKCYQHFALDYCLQLNNFKAQQKLDILNSVFSYFHAQYTFFHQGFDLLRDLEPTMKTMASQLSQLSSDCAAKRKDLENTHLLVQQRDASGEAVIVCNPSDGGTIQGYLFKRSRRKNKTWKRCWFSAENNRLIYSKSHKEPPVVLFDDLRLCAVKSLDVIDRRFCFDLLSVQKCCVLQADSEELKLAWINAVQGCIDLAYRDQVTEQNTQVKENSAPTPVPDPPPHSRALGVALRGNGNRRCCDCGEAEPRWASINLGITMCIECSGIHRSLGVHLSKVRSLTLDSWEPEQLKLLCVLGNEVINGVYERNPADGLQKPSADSPRQDKEQWIRFKYVEKRFVARDPDGPDAETVKLRAGERLYQASLGGDLVAMATALAKGAEVNWSNPEWEGRTALIGSAVGGSLLACEFLLQNGANVNHRDQHGQGALHAAATYGHTGQVCLLLKRGANQYAADEKGNDPLSIAIETAHADIVTLLRMARMNEEMRDSEGFFGSVGDDETFQDIFRDFSNMASHDPEKLSRRQFLRGSEDEERDEEEKN is encoded by the exons ATGGACACTTTCCTGGACTTTGAGGAGTGCATCAGAGACTCTCCTGCGTTCAA gcaGTCTCTGGATAAATGTGAGAGTAATGTTGCAGAACTGGAGAGCCGCGTGGAGAAA gTGATGAAGCTGTGCGGTCAGATGGTGGAGGCGGGTCAGAACTACACCTCCTGCAATCAGCTCTTCCTCTCCGGCCTGGCGGAGTTTACAGCGTATCATAAGAGCGACGGCGTTATTCTG aACTGCCTGCGTCAGTTCAACCAGGGCCTGCAGGAAATGATCCAGTTTCAGACG ATGCTGTTTGATCAGACTCAGAGAGCCATTACCCAGCAGCTCACAAACCTGCTTTCACA GTTTCTGCCGCAGATTCGCGACACTCGCCGTGAGTTCGTCCGGATCGGAGACGATCTCGATGCCGCCGTTGTGAAAAACGCTCAGGTCGGTCGACACAAACCTGTTGACGCTGAGCGAGCGACTCACCTGCTGCTCGCCACCCGCAAGTGCTACCAACACTTCGCCCTGGACTACTGCCTGCAG TTGAATAATTTCAAGGCCCAGCAGAAGTTGGATATTCTGAATTCG gtCTTCTCGTATTTTCACGCTCAGTACACGTTTTTCCATCAGGGATTCGATCTGCTGAGAGATCTAGAACCGACTATGAAGACGATGGCCTCACAG CTCTCTCAGCTGTCGTCTGACTGCGCTGCCAAGAGGAAAGACCTGGAGAACACGCACCTGCTCGTCCAGCAGAGA GACGCGTCTGGAGAAGCGGTTATTGTCTGTAACCCGTCTGACGGAGGAACGATTCAGGGTTACCTGTTCAAACGCTCGCGCAGGAAGAACAAGACATGGAAGAG GTGCTGGTTTTCCGCTGAAAATAATCGGTTAATCTACTCAAAATCACACAAG gagcCGCCGGTGGTTCTTTTCGATGATCTGCGTCTGTGTGCGGTGAAATCTCTGGATGTGATCGACCGCCGTTTCTGTTTTGATCTGCTGTCGGTGCAGAA GTGTTGTGTGTTACAGGCTGATTCGGAGGAGCTGAAGTTGGCGTGGATTAATGCTGTTCAGGGCTGTATAGACTTGGCGTACCGCGATCAAGTAACAGAACAAAACACTCAG gtGAAGGAGAACTCCGCCCCCACGCCTGTTCCAGACCCGCCCCCTCACTCCCGCGCTCTGGGCGTGGCTCTCCGTGGCAACGGTAACCGGCGCTGCTGTGACTGCGGGGAGGCGGAGCCTCGCTGGGCCAGCATTAACCTCGGCATCACCATGTGCATCGAGTGCTCGGGGATCCACAG GAGTCTCGGTGTTCATCTGTCCAAGGTTCGATCGCTCACTCTTGATTCCTGGGAGCCAGAACAGTTAAAG CTGCTGTGTGTTCTGGGTAATGAAGTCATTAATGGCGTTTATGAGCGTAACCCAGCAGATGGACTGCAGAAGCCCAGCGCAGACAGTCCACG GCAGGATAAAGAACAGTGGATCCGGTTTAAGTATGTGGAGAAAAGATTCGTGGCACGTGATCCTGATGGTCCTGATGCtg AAACAGTAAAGCTACGGGCCGGTGAGAGACTGTATCAGGCGTCGCTAGGTGGTGATCTTGTTGCCATGGCGACGGCGCTGGCCAAGGGGGCGGAAGTGAACTGGAGTAACCCTGAGTGGGAGGGACGGACAGCTCTGATTGGTTCAGCCGTCGGG GGCTCACTGTTGGCGTGCGAGTTTTTGTTGCAGAACGGCGCGAATGTGAATCACAGAGATCAGCACGGACAGGGAGCTCTGCACGCCGCCGCCACCTACGGACACACGGG GCAGGTGTGTCTGCTGCTCAAGAGAGGAGCCAATCAGTATGCAGCTGACGAAAAGGGAAACGATCCACTCAGTATCGCCATTGAAACCGCCCACGCTGACATTGTCACTTT gttgAGAATGGCTCGAATGAATGAGGAAATGAGGGATTCAGAGGGATTCTTCGGATCTGTTG GAGACGATGAAACATTCCAGGATATCTTCCGTGATTTCAGTAACATGGCGTCACACGACCCGGAGAAACTCTCTCGCCGTCAGTTCCTCCGCGGCTCTGAGGATGAAGAGCGCGACGAAGAGGAGAAAAACTAG
- the ilkap gene encoding integrin-linked kinase-associated serine/threonine phosphatase 2C isoform X2, producing MDLFGDLPEPTNDPGSVKAKQPDEGTEEDRGEKRKRDVSSEETEVEDKKQEEKKVCKADLAKLTGFVSARRGEREEMQDAHVLLPDLTSSVINLPLQVSRLAYFAVFDGHGGARASQFAADNLHQTLLSKFPKGDVENLEKLVRKCLLDTFRQTDEDFLKNASSQKPAWKDGSTATCMLVVDDVLYVANLGDSRAVLCRLEQAEDSGKRKCVTLALSKEHNPTIYEERMRIQRAGGSVRDGRVLGVLEVSRSIGDGQYKRCGVISTPDVRRCQLSRHDRFVLLACDGLFKVFSADEAVQFVLNILENETVQQKEGQSEEAGQFEAACQRLASEAVRRGCADNVTVILISIEF from the exons ATGGATTTATTTGGTGATCTTCCGGAACCTACAAATGATCCAG GTTCTGTTAAAGCCAAGCAGCCGGATGAGGGCACAGAGGAGGATCGaggagagaagaggaagagagacGTCAGCTCGGAGGAGACAGAGGTGGAAGACAAGAAACAAGAGGAAAAGAAAGTTTGTAAAG CAGATCTTGCGAAGCTGACAGGTTTTGTCTCAGCGAGACGCGGTGAACGAGAGGAGATGCAAGATGCTCACGTTCTGCTTCCAGATCTGACATCCAGCGTCATTAACCTCCCCTTGCAAGT TTCTCGTCTTGCGTACTTCGCTGTGTTTGATGGTCACGGTGGAGCTCGAGCGTCACAGTTTGCTGCTGATAATCTCCATCAGACGCTGCTCAGCAAATTTCCTAAAG GCGATGTGGAGAACTTAGAGAAGCTGGTGAGGAAGTGTCTGCTGGACACCTTCCGTCAGACTGATGAGGATTTCCTGAAGAATGCCTCCAGCCA gaaACCCGCGTGGAAGGACGGCTCGACGGCCACATGTATGCTGGTGGTTGATGATGTTCTGTATGTGGCAAACCTGGGAGACAGTAGA GCAGTGCTGTGTCGTTTGGAGCAGGCTGAGGATTCTGGGAAAAGGAAGTGTGTGACTCTGGCTCTCAGTAAAGAGCACAACCCCACCATATATGAGGAGCGCATGAGGATTCAGAGAGCGGGTGGCTcggtcag ggaCGGCCGTGTGCTTGGAGTGCTGGAAGTGTCTCGTTCCATCGGTGACGGTCAGTATAAACGCTGTGGAGTGATTTCCACTCCGGACGTGCGGCGCTGTCAACTCAGTCGACATGACAG gtTTGTTCTCTTGGCGTGCGATGGgctttttaaagtgttttctgCAGACGAGGCCGTTCAGTTCGTCCTCAACATTCTAGAG aaCGAGACTGTGCAGCAGAAGGAGGGGCAGAGTGAGGAGGCGGGGCAATTTGAGGCAGCTTGTCAGCGATTGGCCAGTGAGGCTGTGAGGCGGGGCTGTGCGGACAATGTCACTGTTATTCTCATCTCTATTGAGTTCTGA
- the ilkap gene encoding integrin-linked kinase-associated serine/threonine phosphatase 2C isoform X4 — MRAQRRIEERRGRETSARRRQRWKTRNKRKRNERGKSCDEEGRACSLSVCCVPADLAKLTGFVSARRGEREEMQDAHVLLPDLTSSVINLPLQVSRLAYFAVFDGHGGARASQFAADNLHQTLLSKFPKGDVENLEKLVRKCLLDTFRQTDEDFLKNASSQKPAWKDGSTATCMLVVDDVLYVANLGDSRAVLCRLEQAEDSGKRKCVTLALSKEHNPTIYEERMRIQRAGGSVRDGRVLGVLEVSRSIGDGQYKRCGVISTPDVRRCQLSRHDRFVLLACDGLFKVFSADEAVQFVLNILENETVQQKEGQSEEAGQFEAACQRLASEAVRRGCADNVTVILISIEF; from the exons ATGAGGGCACAGAGGAGGATCGaggagagaagaggaagagagacGTCAGCTCGGAGGAGACAGAGGTGGAAGACAAGAAACAAGAGGAAAAGAAA tgaGAGAGGGAAGAGCTGTGATGAAGAGGGAAGAGCTTGTTCTCTGTCTGTTTGTTGTGTTCCAGCAGATCTTGCGAAGCTGACAGGTTTTGTCTCAGCGAGACGCGGTGAACGAGAGGAGATGCAAGATGCTCACGTTCTGCTTCCAGATCTGACATCCAGCGTCATTAACCTCCCCTTGCAAGT TTCTCGTCTTGCGTACTTCGCTGTGTTTGATGGTCACGGTGGAGCTCGAGCGTCACAGTTTGCTGCTGATAATCTCCATCAGACGCTGCTCAGCAAATTTCCTAAAG GCGATGTGGAGAACTTAGAGAAGCTGGTGAGGAAGTGTCTGCTGGACACCTTCCGTCAGACTGATGAGGATTTCCTGAAGAATGCCTCCAGCCA gaaACCCGCGTGGAAGGACGGCTCGACGGCCACATGTATGCTGGTGGTTGATGATGTTCTGTATGTGGCAAACCTGGGAGACAGTAGA GCAGTGCTGTGTCGTTTGGAGCAGGCTGAGGATTCTGGGAAAAGGAAGTGTGTGACTCTGGCTCTCAGTAAAGAGCACAACCCCACCATATATGAGGAGCGCATGAGGATTCAGAGAGCGGGTGGCTcggtcag ggaCGGCCGTGTGCTTGGAGTGCTGGAAGTGTCTCGTTCCATCGGTGACGGTCAGTATAAACGCTGTGGAGTGATTTCCACTCCGGACGTGCGGCGCTGTCAACTCAGTCGACATGACAG gtTTGTTCTCTTGGCGTGCGATGGgctttttaaagtgttttctgCAGACGAGGCCGTTCAGTTCGTCCTCAACATTCTAGAG aaCGAGACTGTGCAGCAGAAGGAGGGGCAGAGTGAGGAGGCGGGGCAATTTGAGGCAGCTTGTCAGCGATTGGCCAGTGAGGCTGTGAGGCGGGGCTGTGCGGACAATGTCACTGTTATTCTCATCTCTATTGAGTTCTGA